The proteins below are encoded in one region of Pacificitalea manganoxidans:
- a CDS encoding hemerythrin domain-containing protein yields the protein MSPIFPSVPPAADDGLDFDAAITRQEQLCDALEALADSLPERIDTYAAMQLAGRIVPTLKRCQRLEERVVFPMILERAHAPVQMIDRLRTEHMEDEDQAIQLTAAIRAYAQYPHREDAGSLGYALRGLFQPLRRHTAFDRDILLPMYRRALLD from the coding sequence ATGTCGCCGATTTTTCCTTCTGTGCCCCCGGCTGCCGATGACGGGCTGGACTTCGACGCCGCGATCACGCGGCAGGAGCAGCTATGTGATGCGTTGGAGGCGCTGGCCGACAGCCTGCCCGAGCGGATCGATACCTATGCCGCCATGCAACTGGCAGGCCGCATCGTGCCGACCCTGAAACGGTGTCAGAGGCTGGAGGAGCGGGTGGTCTTTCCCATGATCCTTGAACGCGCCCATGCGCCGGTGCAGATGATCGACCGGCTGCGGACCGAACATATGGAGGACGAGGATCAGGCGATCCAGTTGACCGCCGCGATCCGCGCCTATGCGCAGTATCCCCATCGCGAGGATGCGGGCAGTCTGGGCTATGCGCTGCGCGGGCTGTTTCAGCCGCTGCGCCGCCACACCGCGTTTGACCGGGACATCCTGTTGCCGATGTATCGCCGCGCGTTGCTGGACTGA
- a CDS encoding LysR family transcriptional regulator, with the protein MNFNQLKYFISIAETNSVTQSAEDLHLSQPALSRGIRQLEEELGVELFQRLPRAMRLTRYGESFLKHAQSVFVQLSDAQAELKHLSERIEDEIVIGAGPSWIGGCLPDIVGQLSRSYPGVSVKVHSGYDQQLTLMLRQGALDFILTEISSDPDRNDLLQEPLIHCPYVVVSRSAHPLAQETDIPLERLLGFSWAMPYLAMSAQDRLIGLFQSQNLPAPAPLFQSTSFGFIMRLLETSDALSFVVSSSLKTVRSESVVALNLAQDMPVRHAGIVRRPSAWLSPATETMMEMLRAHCEQHPTQ; encoded by the coding sequence ATGAACTTTAACCAGTTGAAATATTTCATCTCTATTGCGGAGACGAACTCGGTCACGCAATCGGCCGAGGATCTGCATCTGAGTCAGCCCGCGCTGAGCCGGGGTATTCGGCAGCTTGAGGAAGAACTGGGCGTGGAATTGTTCCAGCGGCTTCCCCGCGCGATGCGGCTGACGCGCTATGGCGAAAGTTTTCTGAAACACGCGCAATCCGTCTTCGTGCAGTTGAGCGACGCGCAGGCGGAACTGAAGCATCTGAGCGAGCGCATCGAGGATGAGATCGTCATCGGTGCCGGGCCCTCATGGATCGGCGGGTGCCTGCCGGATATCGTCGGTCAGCTGTCGCGCAGCTATCCCGGCGTGTCGGTCAAGGTGCACAGCGGATATGACCAGCAACTGACGCTGATGCTGCGCCAAGGGGCGTTGGATTTCATCCTGACCGAAATCTCCAGCGACCCGGACCGAAACGACCTGCTGCAAGAGCCGTTGATCCACTGTCCCTATGTCGTCGTCAGCCGGTCCGCGCATCCGTTGGCGCAGGAAACCGACATTCCGCTGGAGCGGCTGTTGGGGTTTTCATGGGCGATGCCCTATCTGGCGATGAGCGCGCAGGATCGGCTGATCGGGTTATTCCAGTCGCAGAACCTGCCCGCGCCCGCGCCGCTGTTCCAATCGACCTCGTTCGGGTTCATCATGCGGTTGCTGGAGACCTCGGACGCGCTGTCCTTTGTGGTCAGCTCGTCGTTGAAAACGGTCCGCAGCGAAAGCGTTGTGGCGCTCAATCTGGCACAGGACATGCCCGTCCGGCATGCGGGCATCGTCCGCAGACCCAGTGCTTGGCTAAGCCCGGCCACGGAAACGATGATGGAGATGCTGCGCGCCCATTGCGAACAACATCCGACCCAGTAG
- a CDS encoding sulfatase family protein, which yields MPTLHKPNILLLCTSQQRFDSLGCYGNTQAVTPCLDGLAESGAKFAACYVQSTESSPSRAALFTGKYPRNHGLWANGVALPAYQDMFTRALADAGYDCGLIGRQHLSSCDDAATEARRDNDGYRVFDWSHGPRHRSRQNAYHEWLRQKAPEVYAQIFPWNARGRNADAGPSETLNHPIDTVAPELHYSHWVAERAIAFIGTERAENEPFFLIANFSDPQGPFGAPDTYRAQIDADALAPPKGTGTAEKRPGNARANAGQDAHAPDAGTIAADDPREMQAQYLAMVAQIDAEVARILAALDASGQAEDTLVIFTSDHGEMLGDHNARQNGPMMNEGATRVPLILRWPGRVPPRTDLPDLVQTIDITATVLEAAGITRFAGQQGQSLLPLIDGTATGRGWAFCEYRTAGPRAAPPVSTTMLRRGDVKLIVWHGRPATTWDADGELYDLANDPDETRNLFHSAECDDLREAMMDSLIDVLCSIEDQTRPRVAKW from the coding sequence GTGCCGACATTGCACAAGCCTAATATTTTGTTGCTCTGCACCAGCCAGCAACGGTTCGACAGTCTTGGCTGTTACGGCAACACGCAGGCCGTGACGCCCTGTCTGGACGGGTTGGCCGAAAGCGGCGCAAAATTCGCGGCCTGCTATGTCCAGAGCACTGAAAGCAGCCCGTCGCGCGCGGCGCTGTTCACCGGGAAATACCCGCGCAATCATGGCCTGTGGGCCAATGGCGTGGCGCTTCCGGCCTATCAGGACATGTTCACCCGCGCGCTGGCCGATGCGGGCTATGACTGCGGATTGATCGGCAGGCAGCATCTATCGAGCTGCGATGACGCCGCGACCGAAGCACGCCGGGACAATGACGGGTATCGCGTCTTTGACTGGTCCCACGGTCCCCGGCACAGATCGCGGCAGAATGCCTATCACGAATGGCTCCGCCAGAAGGCGCCGGAGGTCTACGCGCAAATTTTCCCGTGGAACGCGCGCGGGCGGAATGCCGATGCCGGGCCGTCAGAGACCCTGAACCACCCCATCGATACCGTCGCGCCGGAACTGCATTATTCGCATTGGGTCGCCGAACGCGCGATCGCGTTCATCGGGACCGAGCGCGCGGAAAACGAGCCCTTCTTTCTAATCGCGAATTTCTCTGACCCGCAGGGCCCGTTCGGCGCGCCGGACACATACCGCGCCCAGATCGACGCCGATGCACTTGCACCGCCCAAAGGCACCGGCACGGCCGAAAAGCGCCCCGGCAACGCCCGCGCCAATGCCGGACAGGATGCCCATGCGCCGGACGCAGGCACCATCGCCGCCGATGATCCCCGTGAAATGCAGGCGCAATACCTTGCGATGGTGGCGCAGATCGATGCCGAGGTGGCGCGCATCCTCGCCGCGCTCGACGCCAGCGGTCAGGCCGAGGATACGCTGGTCATCTTCACCTCCGATCATGGGGAAATGCTGGGCGATCATAACGCCCGCCAGAACGGCCCGATGATGAACGAAGGCGCGACGCGGGTGCCCTTGATCCTGCGCTGGCCGGGGCGCGTGCCGCCGCGCACGGACCTGCCCGATCTGGTGCAGACCATCGACATCACCGCCACCGTTCTGGAGGCCGCCGGGATCACACGGTTCGCGGGCCAGCAGGGGCAATCGCTGCTGCCGCTGATCGACGGCACGGCGACGGGGCGCGGCTGGGCTTTCTGCGAATACCGGACCGCCGGACCACGCGCGGCGCCGCCGGTTTCGACCACGATGCTGCGCCGGGGCGACGTGAAACTGATCGTCTGGCATGGCCGCCCGGCAACGACATGGGACGCCGATGGCGAGCTTTACGATCTGGCCAATGACCCCGATGAAACCCGCAACCTGTTTCACAGCGCAGAATGCGACGATCTGCGCGAAGCCATGATGGACAGCCTGATCGACGTTTTGTGCAGCATCGAGGATCAGACACGCCCGAGGGTCGCGAAATGGTAA
- a CDS encoding ABC transporter permease — MLRYIFRRVLQAALVVFIVSVVVFLMLHMVPGSVVTVLAGTDPSPEMVEALTKRFGLDQPLPIQYGRWFLGAIQGDLGTSPISGRPVTELILSRLGFTIMLAGAAIVIASVIGIAVGTVAAIRQNTWVDTTITAVNSLVLSVPNFWFGILFILFFSVSLGWLPSGGFRGFDRAGFGALAYLVMPAIALSMDSAAMIARLVRASLLDELSRDYVTVARAKGVRARRLLLRHVARNAAMPVLTVLGLRFGQMLGGAVLIESVFNWPGLGRLTVEAIETRDVVVVQGALLYFVVIYMAINLLVDISYGWFNPRVRAAVGGRV; from the coding sequence ATGCTGAGATATATCTTCCGCAGGGTTCTGCAGGCCGCGCTCGTCGTTTTCATCGTGTCGGTCGTCGTCTTTTTGATGCTGCACATGGTGCCGGGCAGCGTCGTAACCGTTCTCGCCGGGACCGACCCCTCGCCCGAAATGGTGGAGGCGCTGACCAAACGCTTCGGCCTCGATCAACCTTTGCCGATCCAATACGGGCGCTGGTTTCTGGGCGCGATTCAGGGCGATCTGGGCACCTCTCCGATCTCGGGGCGTCCGGTGACGGAATTGATCCTCAGCAGGCTGGGCTTCACCATCATGCTGGCTGGCGCGGCTATCGTGATTGCGTCGGTCATAGGCATCGCCGTGGGCACCGTCGCCGCGATCCGCCAGAACACATGGGTCGATACGACCATCACGGCGGTCAATTCGCTGGTGCTGTCGGTGCCGAATTTCTGGTTCGGCATCCTGTTCATCCTGTTCTTTTCGGTATCTCTGGGCTGGCTGCCCTCCGGCGGGTTCCGTGGCTTTGACCGGGCCGGGTTCGGCGCGCTGGCCTATCTGGTGATGCCAGCCATCGCCCTGTCGATGGACTCGGCCGCCATGATCGCGCGGCTGGTGCGTGCCAGCCTGCTGGACGAATTGAGCCGCGACTATGTGACCGTCGCACGGGCCAAGGGCGTGCGGGCGCGTCGCCTGCTGCTGCGCCATGTGGCGCGCAACGCCGCGATGCCGGTGCTGACCGTGCTTGGCCTGCGCTTCGGGCAGATGCTGGGCGGGGCGGTGCTGATCGAAAGCGTCTTTAACTGGCCGGGCCTCGGGCGGCTGACGGTGGAGGCGATAGAAACCCGCGATGTCGTCGTGGTGCAGGGCGCGCTGCTGTATTTCGTGGTGATCTACATGGCGATCAATCTGCTGGTCGATATTTCCTACGGCTGGTTCAACCCAAGGGTCCGCGCCGCGGTCGGGGGGCGCGTATGA
- a CDS encoding ABC transporter permease, protein MTETFAYLWHHRGGRIGLICLTFMVSVAVFAPVLAPYGPNEQLSGSELMGMSAEHWFGTDLLGRDILSRTIYASRVSLTAGALAVLLGAVIGTFIGLVAGTLGGWADSSLMRLSDSISAFPAILLGAAIVAILGPGFLQVAVAIAIAQSPLFARLARAIAMSEARLEYIEAAESMGASKARIIFRHILPNAAGPLVVQASLSVGIAILMESGLSFLGLGVQPPTPSWGQMLSDSLRFLDFVPVYAVVPGAALTIVLVGINLVADALRDKLDPQSKQKAGS, encoded by the coding sequence ATGACCGAAACGTTCGCATATCTGTGGCATCACCGCGGGGGCCGCATCGGGCTGATCTGCCTGACCTTCATGGTGTCGGTCGCTGTGTTCGCGCCGGTCCTCGCGCCCTATGGCCCTAATGAGCAGCTTTCGGGCAGCGAACTGATGGGCATGTCGGCGGAGCATTGGTTCGGCACCGATCTGCTGGGCCGCGATATCCTCAGCCGCACGATCTATGCCAGCCGCGTGTCGCTGACCGCCGGGGCGCTGGCGGTTCTTCTGGGCGCTGTCATCGGGACGTTCATCGGCTTGGTGGCGGGGACGCTGGGCGGTTGGGCCGACAGCAGCCTGATGCGCCTCAGCGACAGCATTTCGGCCTTCCCGGCGATCCTGCTCGGCGCGGCAATCGTCGCCATCCTCGGGCCGGGCTTTTTGCAGGTGGCCGTGGCTATCGCCATTGCGCAAAGCCCGCTGTTCGCGCGGCTGGCCCGCGCCATCGCCATGTCAGAGGCGCGGCTGGAATATATCGAAGCCGCCGAAAGCATGGGCGCCAGCAAGGCCCGGATCATTTTCCGCCATATCCTTCCCAATGCCGCAGGTCCGCTGGTGGTGCAGGCAAGCCTGTCCGTCGGCATCGCGATCTTGATGGAAAGCGGGCTGTCCTTTCTGGGGCTGGGGGTGCAGCCGCCGACGCCCAGCTGGGGCCAGATGCTGTCCGACAGCCTGCGGTTTCTGGACTTCGTGCCCGTCTACGCGGTGGTGCCCGGCGCAGCGCTGACCATCGTGCTGGTCGGCATCAACCTCGTCGCCGATGCCCTGCGCGACAAGCTCGACCCGCAAAGCAAGCAGAAGGCAGGTTCGTGA